In Rutidosis leptorrhynchoides isolate AG116_Rl617_1_P2 chromosome 2, CSIRO_AGI_Rlap_v1, whole genome shotgun sequence, one genomic interval encodes:
- the LOC139889477 gene encoding uncharacterized protein, translated as MIIKDIEKILRGFLWCQGDLKKGKAKVKWNDVCVPKDEGGLGSGSSTSAYFDKWYLEGPFSETVTPRDMATVGLSLNACVHDMILSFNGNWPHEWVAKYPLLQNVSLPSVQGGNDQIHWRGNDGALVPFSTAHVWNAIRPTGNIVSWFSVVWFSQCIPRHAFLLWLVMGERLKTHDKMKP; from the exons ATGATTATAAAGGACATCGAGAAGATTCTTCGCGGGTTTCTTTGGTGTCAAGGGGATTTGAAGAAAGGGAAAGCAAAAGTCAAATGGAACGATGTTTGTGTTCCTAAAGATGAGGGCGGGCTTG GTTCGGGCTCGAGTACTTCTGCTTATTTTGATAAATGGTATTTAGAAGGCCCATTTTCTGAAACCGTTACGCCTAGGGACATGGCTACAGTGGGCTTGTCGTTAAATGCTTGTGTACATGATATGATTCTATCTTTTAATGGGAACTGGCCTCATGAATGGGTAGCTAAATACCCCTTGTTGCAAAATGTTAGTCTACCATCTGTTCAAGGAGGTAATGATCAAATCCATTGGAGAGGAAATGATGGTGCTTTAGTGCCATTTTCTACTGCTCATGTGTGGAATGCGATTCGACCAACAGGTAACATTGTTAGTTGGTTCTCTGTAGTATGGTTCTCCCAGTGTATTCCTCGTCATGCCTTCCTTTTATGGCTTGTTATGGGGGAGAGACTGAAGACCCATGACAAGATGAAGCCGTAG